GCCCCAATGAGGAGATCCTGGAGTGGGCCTGGGTGGAGCCGGAGGCGGGGCTCGCCTACCCCCTCAATAGCTTCACCCGGCTCCTCTTGGAGCGCTACCTGGAGGGGGCATGAGGGCTGCCCTGGTCACGGGAAGCGCCAAGGGCATCGGCCGGGCCATCCTCCTGGCCCTGGCCCGGGAGGGCTATGCCGTGGCCGTCCACTACCGCACCTCCGAGGGGTTGGCCGAGGCCACCCGGCAGGAGGCGGAGGCCCTGGGGGTGAGGGCCATCAAGGTCCGGGCCGACCTCACCCGGGAGGAGGAGGTGGCCCATCTTGTGGAGGAGGTCCGCTACCACCTGGGGGGGATTGGGGTTCTGGTCAACAACGTGGGGGACTACCTCTATAAGCCCATAGAGGAGGTGAGCCTAGCGGAGTGGCGCTGGATCCTGGACACCAACCTCACCGCTACCTTCCTCCTCACCCAGAGGGTCCTCCCCCTCATGGTGGAGCAGGGCTTTGGCCGCATCGTGAACCTGGGGTATGCGGGGGCCCAGAACCTCCTGGCCCGGCCCCACATCACCCCTTACGTCATCGCCAAGACCGGGGTGATCCTCTACACCAAGGCCATCGCCAAGCGCTTCGCCACCGCGGGGATCACCGCCAACGTGGTGGCCCCTGGGGTGGCGGAGAACTCCATCTCCAAGCCCATCCAGGAGATCCCCATGGGCAGGCTGGCCCTCCTAGAGGAGGTCGCCCGGGCGGTCCTCTTTTTCGTCCGGGAGCCCTACCTCACGGGCCAGGTCCTGGAGGTGGCGGGGGGGTGGAACCTTTAGGTCGCACATCATGATGTGCTAGAATGGGGCCATGGGCCGGAACCTGACCCTGCGGCTTCCCGAGGACCTGGTGCGCCGGGCGCGGGAGGTGGCCCTGAAGCGGGGCCAGAGTCTAAACGCCTTCGTGGAGGAGCTTCTCCGGCAGGCTTTGGCCGAGGAGGGCCCGGAGGAGGCCATGGCCCGCCAGCTCTCCTGGATGCGCCAAGGGCTCTTCTCCAGCGAGGGCCAGGCCTTGCCTTCCCGGGAGGAGCGGCATGCCCGGGGGGCTTGAGTTCGTGGACACCAACGTCTTGGTCTACGCCTACGACCGGGCCGGGGGGAAGAAGCGGGCTCGGGCCATCGCCCTCCTAGAGCGCCTCGTTGCCCAACGAAGCCTTGCCCTTTCCCTTCAGGTCCTGCAGGAGTTCTACGTAGTGGCCACCCGGAAGCTTCCCGTTCCCCTGGAGCCCCAGGTGGCCCGCCAGGTCCTGAAGGACCTGGGTAAGGCCAGGCTCCACACCCCTTCTTTGGAGGACCTCCTCCAGGCTGCGGAGCTTTCGGAGGGGCACCGCCTTTCCTTCTGGGACGCCATGATCCTGCAAAGCGCCAGGGCCTTAGGGGCCCGGGTGGTCTGGAGCGAGGACCTGCACCCCGCCTCCTATGGGAGCGTGCGGGTGGAAAACCCCTTTGCGTGATAGCCTAGCCACGTGGACGGCAACGCCCCCGAGCCCAAGTACTGGGAGAAGATGCGCCTGGTGGCCGAGGTGCTGAAGGCGGTGGAGGGCCCCATCTACATCGCCACCCACGTGGACCCCGATGGGGACGCCATCGGGAGCTCCCTGGGCCTCTACAGGGCCCTCAAGGCCTTGGGCAAGGAGGCCCATTGGGTGGCGGAGCCCCCCCGCTTCCTCCGCTTCCTGCCCAAGGAGGAGGAGTACGCTGACCCCGTGGACCACCTGCCCCCCGGGGCCACCCTGGTGGTCCTGGACAGCGCCGAGCCTTCCCGGGTGGTGGGGGTGCCGGTGGAGGGGTTCGTTATCAATATAGACCACCACGGCACCAACCCCCGCTTTGGCCAGTTCGCCGTCGTGGACCCCTCCAAGGCGGCCACGGCCCAGATGGTCAAGGACCTCATTGACCTCCTGGGGGTGGCGTGGACGGAGGAGATCGCCACCCCGGTCCTCACCGGCATCCTCACGGACACGGGCAACTTCCGCTTCGCCAACACCACCCCTGAGGTCCTAAGGGTGGCGGCGGAGCTTTTGGGCTACGGGGTGAAGCTTCCCGAGCTCACCGACCGCCTCCAGTTCCGCCCCCCCTCCTACTTCCGCCTCCTGGGCCAGGTCCTCTCCACCCTGGCCCTCCACTTTGGCGGCCTTTTGGTTACCGCCCACCTACCCGAGGAGGCGGCCCCGGAGGAGGACTCGGATGGTTTCGTGGGCCTCATCCGATACGTGGAGGGGAGCGTGGTCTCCGCCTTTTTGCGCAGGCGGGAAGAAGGGGTGAAGGTTTCCCTCCGCTCCCGGGGTGGGGTTTCCGCCCAGAACATCGCCCTGCGCCTGGGCGGGGGCGGGCACGTGCCCGCGGCGGGGGCCACCCTGCAGGGGGTGGACCTGGACCGGGCCTACGAGATGGTCCTCGAGGCCGTGGCCGAGGAGCTCAGGCGGGCGGGGTACCTCTAGGGGGGTCCCAGCGCAGGAGGGGGTGGCCGAGGAGAAGGGGGGCCACCTCCTCCCCCGGCTCCAGGAGGAGGCGGTGGCGGTAGTGGCTTCCCCGGGGCTCCCGGTACACTTCCAGGGTCCCCGTTTCCTCCACCAGCCAAACCTCGGGGATGGCCCCTTGGGCATACAGAGGGAGCTTCACCTTGAGGTCCAGCTCCCGGCTAGAGAGGCTCACCTCCACCACCAAAAGGGTGTCCCCGGGCTCGGGGAGCCGGGCCCGGTAAAAGTCTTCCCGGGGCTTGAGCAGGGCCAGGTCTGGCTGGGGAAGGGAGTGCTGGGAAAGGCGCAAGGGGTTTTGCACGTAGACCAGAGCCCGGTCCCCGTAGAGCCTTTCCAGCTGTTTGGCTAGATAGGTGACCAGGCTAGCGTGCCCGCTGCTGATGGGGGCCATTTCGTACACCTCGCCGTTTAGGAGTTCCAGGCGGACCCCTTCCGGGGCCTTCTCCAGGAGGGCCTGGAACTCCTCGAGGCTCAGGCGGTGCCGGAGCATCTCCCCCATTTTAGGCCCCGTACTTGGCGAGCCGCCCGGCGTGGGCCAGGAGGAGGGGCATGAGCTCCACGCCCCGGAGGTGGCCCAGGCTTCCCTTCTGGGCCTCCTTTTCCGTGAAGCGCCCGGCCTCGTCGGCCCGCAGGTAGGGAGCCTTGAGGAGGAGGGGCACGGGGTGCCAGGAGTGGCCCTTGAGGAGGGCGGGGGTGGAGTGGTCTCCGGTGATGGCGAGCACCGTGGGCCTGAGGGCCAGGATCCCGGGAAGGAGGGCGTCAAAGCGCTCTATCTTCTCCACCTTGCCAAGGAAGTTCCCGTCCTCGCCCATGGCGTCCGTCCCCTTCACGTGGAAGTAGAAGAAGTCGCACCGGTCCCAGTTCTCCCGCAGGGCCTTCACCTTGCCCTCGAGGGCGTCCCCTTCCCCCTCCACGGGGAGGACCTCCATGCCCACCAGGCTGGCCAGGCCCTTGTACATGGGGTAGCTGGCGATGGCGGCCGCCCTCAGGCCGTAGACCTCCCCCATCTTGGGGAAGACGGGCCTTCCCGAGGCCCCGCGGAAAAGGGCCCCGTTCAGCCTGGGCTCCCCCTTTAGGACCTCCCGGATGCGCTCCGAGAGGAGGTTCAAGACTCTAGCGGTCCTCTCTGCCTCCGGGCTTAGAGCCCGGGGAGGGAGGGGCCTTAGGCCCGGCTTCTGGGGGTCGGTGTCCGCTACCTGGTCGGAGAGCCCTGCCCCGCGGAGGACCACCAGGAAGCGGTGCTCGCTTTCCGTATAGAAGTGGACCTCCACGTCCTCCACCCGGGGAATGGCCTCCTTGAGCTTGGCCACGACCCGGGCGTTCTCCTCGGTGGAGGGGCGGCCCGCCCGGCGGTCCAGGACGGTGCCGTCCTCGGCTAGCGTGGCGAAGTTCCCCCTCAAGGCCACATCCCCCTCCCGGAAGTCCGCCCCCAGGCCCAGGGCGCTTAGGGCCCCCCGGCCCACCGCGTAGCGGAAGGGGTCGTAGCCGAAGAGGGCCAGGTGGCCGGGGCCGGAGCCCGGAGCCAGGCCGGGGTGGACGGGGGTGAGGAGGCCCAGGGCGCCCTCCTGGGCTAGGGCGTCCAGGTTGGGGGTGAGGGCGGCCTCCAGCTCCGTGGCCCCCCCGGGCTCCAGAGGGAGCCCCCCCACCCCGTCCAGGACCACCAGGAGGATCTTGCTGTCCGAGGGTTGCGCCAGCTCCTTGAGCACGGGGAAAAGGTCCATGGGGCCATTCTACTGGGGTAAGATGGGCGGGTATGGCGAAGGAGAAGGGCCTCACCCCTCAGAGCCAAGACTTCAGCGAGTGGTACCTCGAGGTCATCCAAAGGGCGGAGCTCGCCGACTACGGCCCCGTCCGGGGCACCGTCGTGGTCAGGCCCTACGGCTACGCCATCTGGGAGAACATCCAGGGGGTCCTGGACCGCATGTTCAAGGAGACGGGCCACCAGAACGCCTACTTCCCCCTCTTCATCCCCATGAGCTTTCTCAAGAAGGAGGCGGAGCACGTGGAGGGCTTCTCCCCCGAGCTCGCCGTGGTGACCCACGCCGGGGGGGAGGAGCTGGAGGAGCCCCTGGCGGTGCGCCCCACCTCGGAGACGGTGATCGGCTACATGTGGTCCAGGTGGATCAAAAGTTACCGGGACCTGCCCCAGCTCCTCAACCAGTGGGGGAACGTGGTGCGCTGGGAGCTTCGCACGAGGCCTTTCCTCCGCACGAGCGAGTTCCTCTGGCAGGAGGGGCACACCGCCCACGCCACCAAGGAGGAGGCCGAGGAGGAGGTGCGGCGGATGCTCGCCATCTACGCCAAGCTCGCCCGGGAGCACGCGGCCATCCCCGTCATAGAGGGCCTCAAGACCGAGAAGGAGAAGTTCGCCGGGGCGGTCTACACCACCACCATTGAGGCCATGATGCGGGACGGCAAGGCCCTCCAGTCCGGTACCAGCCACTACCTGGGGGAGAACTTCGCCCGGGCCTTCGGGATCAAGTTCCAGGACAAGGACCTCGAGGTGAAGTACGTGCACACCACGAGCTGGGGGCTTTCCTGGCGCTTCCTCGGGGCCATCATCATGACCCACGGGGACGATAGGGGCCTCATCCTCCCGCCCCGCCTGGCCCCCATCCAGGTGGTCCTCGTGCCCATCTATAAGGAGGAGAGCCGGGAAAGGGTCCTGGAGGCGGCCTTTGGGCTCAAGAAGGCCCTTTCTGCCCGGGGCCTCCGGGTCCACCTGGACGACCGGGACCAGTACACCCCTGGGTACAAGTTCCACGAGTGGGAGCTCAAGGGGGTGCCCTTCCGGGTGGAGCTGGGGCCCAAGGACCTGGAAGGGGGCCAGGCGGTGCTGGCCAGCCGCCTAGGGGGAAAGGAACCCCTTCCTCTTGCGGCCTTGCCCGAGGTCCTGCCCGAACGGTTGGACGCCTTCCACCAGGCCCTGTACCAGCGGGCCCTGGACTTCCGCGAGAGCAGAACCCGCAAGGTGGACGGCTACGAGGCCCTCAAGGAGGCGGTGCAGGAGGGCTTTGCCCTGGCCTTCCACTGCGGGGACAAGGCCTGCGAGAGGCTCATCCAGGAGGAGACCACCGCCACCGTCCGCTGCGTCCCCTTTGAGGGAGAGGAGGGGACGGGGGCCTGCGTGCGCTGCGGCCGGCCTGGCGCCTATGGCAAGCGGGTGGTCTTCGCCAAGGCCTACTGAGCACCCCACCCTGGTTTTCGCGCCGGTGGGGGCCCCGGAAAGTGCTCCCCCGTACCGAAGTGGGTCCCACGTTTGCGAAGTTTGTGTCTGGGCGCTTGGGAGGCCCCCTAAGGGGACCTTCGGCCCCAGCACGCGATGCCCATGGGGCTCAGGCTTGGCCCTTTCCGCCTTTCCTGTAGATTGGAAGCCGTGGCGTGCCCTAAGGAGGCCAAAGGGGCGAAAGGGGCGCGGGCCCAAAAGATCCTGGAGGCCCTAGAAAAGGCCTACCTGGAGGCCCGCACCGAGCTCCGCCACGAGAACCCCTTCCAGCTTCTCGTGGCCACGGTCCTCTCCGCCCAGGCCACGGATAGGAGCGTGAACGAGGCCACCCCAGCCCTCTTCGCCCGCTTTCCCGACCCCAAGGCCCTGGCGGAGGCCACCCCCGAGGAGGTGGAGCCCTTCATTCAGAGGATCGGCCTCTACCGGACCAAGGCCAGGAACCTGGTGGCCCTGGCCCAGAGGCTCCTGGCGGAGCACGGGGGGGAGGTGCCCAGGGAGAAGGAGGCCCTGATGCGCCTCCCCGGCGTGGGGTGGAAGACGGCCACCGTGGTCCTGGGGGCAGCCTTCGGGATTCCGGGGATCGCCGTGGACACCCACGTGGCCCGCGTGAGCAGGAGGCTTTGCCTCTCGGAGGCCAAGGTCCCGGAAAGGATTGGCCGTGACCTCGAGGCCCTCTTCCCCAAGGAGAAGTGGGTCTACCTCCACCACGCCCTGGTCCTCCACGGGCGGTACGTGTGCACCGCTAAAAGACCCAGGTGCGGGGCCTGCGCCCTCTTCCCCTACTGCCCCAGCCGGGAGGTCCCTTGAGGGCCGCCTACCGCTTCCTCCTGGCCGCCTTTCTCTTCTCCTTCGGGGCCAACCTGGTCTACTTTTTCCTCAACTTCCACCTCGAGGCCCTGGGCTACACCCGCCAGGCCATCGGCCTAGCCCAGGCCGTCCTCCTCCTCTCGGGGGTAGCCTTCGCCCTCCCCCTCGCCTACCTCATACCCCGGCTCGGGTACCTGCGAAGCCTCTACTTGGCCTTCCTCCTCACCCTCCTGGGGGTCCTCCTCCTGGGCCTAGGCCTTCTCGTCTTCCCTGGTCTCGCCCTATACGGCCTGGCAGGGGCCCTGGTCCAGGGGGCGGCAGCTCCCCTCCTCGCCCGCCTGGTCCCCGAGGAGCGACGGGTGGCCTTTTTCAGCCTCCAGGCAGCCCTCACCACGGCAAGCGGCTTCTTCTCCACCCTCCTTGCGGGCTACCTCTCCGAGCTCTTCGGGGCCCGCTTCGTCCTCCTCTTCGCCTTGCCCTTTTTCCTTTTGGGGCTTCCCCTCATCCGGGGTCTTCCCGCTGGGGACGGGGATAGGAGGCCCCTCAGGCTTTCCCGCCGCTTCCTCCTGTGGTTTAGGCTCTTCCTACCCCAGGTGCTCATTGGCTTCGGGGCGGGCCTCGTCATCCCCTTCTTGAACCTCTACCTGAAGGAGAGGTTCGACCTCAGCTACGGGGCCACGGGGTTCGTCTTCGCCCTCTCCTCCCTGGCCACAGGGGTGGCCATGCTCCTCCAGCCCCTCCTGGTGGGCCGCCTGGGGAAGCTTGGGGCCATCGTCTTCGTCCAAGCCCTCTCCCTACCCTTTCTGGCCGCCTTGGCCTGGGCCCCCTGGCTTCCCGTGGTCACCTTTGCCCTCCTCATCCGCGGGGCCCTCATGAACGCCGCCGGGCCGGTCTACGCCGCCTTGGTCATGGACTACCTAGAGGAGGAGGAGAGGCCCGGGTTCTTCCTGGTGGAAACCGCCCTTTGGGGCCTCCTCTTCGCCCTGGGGAGCGCCCTCTCCGGGCTGGTCCAGGGGGCCTTGGGGCTTTTGGGGTTCAACTACCTCTTCGCGGCCACCCTCACCCTCTACGCCCTGGGGATCGCCCTCTGGCCCTGGGCCTTCCGCAAGCGGGTAGACTGAAACCCATGCGGACGAACCTTAGCGTAGAGGAGGCCCTGGAGCGGGTCCTTTTGGAGGCCAAGGGGGAGCTTGGCGTGGAGACCCTGCCCCTGGGGGAGGCCTTTGGCCGGGTCCTGGCCGAGGACCTGGCCTCCACCGTGGACCACCCCGACCAGGACGACACCGCCATAGACGGCTATGCCTGCCGGGAGGAGGACACCCTTTCCGCCTCCCCCGAGCGCCCAGTGCGCCTTAGGGTGATCGGGGAGGCCCCGGCGGGGAAGCCCTTCCTGGGGGAAGTGGGGAAGGGGGAGGCGGTGGCCATTTACACCGGGGCCCCCATCCCCAGGGGGGCGGACGCGGTGGTCCGGGTGGAGGACACCCGAAGGGAAGGGGAGGAGGTCCTCCTCTTTGCCCCGGCGAGCCCTAAGGACATCCGCCCCAAAGGGGACGACCTCCGGCGGGGGGAGGTCTACCTGAGGCGGGGGGACCTCCTCACCCCCGGAAGGCTAGGCCTGGCGGCGGCCATGGGCCATCCCCGGGTCCGGGTCTACCGGCGGCCTAGGGTGGGCATCCTCTCCACTGGGGACGAGGTGGTGGAGCCCGGGGAGCCCCTGCCCTACGGGGGGGTCTACAACTCCAACGCCTTTAGCCTCCTGGGCCTGGTCCTCGAGGCCGGGGGGGAGCCCGTCCTCCTGGGCAAGGTGCCGGACGACCCCGAGGCGGTCCTCGGGAGGCTGGAGGAGGCGGGCCCTTTGGACCTCCTCCTCACCTCTGGGGGGGTTTCCATGGGGGAGTACGATGTGGTGCGCCAGGTCCTGGAGGAGAAGGGGGAGGTGGTCTTCTGGAAGGTGCGCCAGCAGCCCGGGGGGCCCCTGCTCTTCGCCCGTCTTGGGGGGCTTCCCGTCTTGGGCCTCCCCGGGAACCCGGTCTCCAGCATGGTCACCTTCTTCCTCTATGGGAGGCCCTTCCTCTTCCGCCTCCTGAGGCGCACGGAACCCCCTTACGGCTCCCTGAGGGCCAGGGCGGAGACCCCCTTCAAGGGGGCCAAGGGGAAGAAGGTCTTCCGCCGGGGCATCCTTTCCCTTGCCGGGGGGGCCAGTGTCCGCACCACCGGGAACCAAAGTAGCGGGGTCTTGCGCTCCATGGCCTTCGGCAACGCTCTGGTGGTCCTCCCCCCGGACCAGGATGCGGCGGAGGGCGAGGAGGTGGAGGTTATCCCCTTGACTTTTGTGCCCTAGTTCCCTAGACTGCTAAGGTTTACGGGCGTCACCTCCCTTTTCGGGCGCGGGTGGGCCCGGAAAGGACAAGAAGTGGAGTTCAAAGACTTCCCCCTGAAGGACGAGATCAAGGAAGCCCTCCATAGGCGAGGCATCACCGCCCCCACCCCCATCCAGGCGGCGGCCCTGCCCCTGGCCCTGGAGGGGAGGGACCTGATCGGCCAGGCCCGCACGGGCACCGGCAAGACCCTGGCCTTCGCCCTGCCTATCGCTGAGAGGCTGGCGCCAAGCCGGGAAAGGGGCAGGAAGCCCAGGGCCCTGGTCCTCGCGCCCACCCGGGAGCTCGCCCTCCAGGTGGCCTCGGAGCTCGCCGCCCTCGCCCCCCATCTCAAGGTGGTCCCCGTCTATGGGGGCACGGGGTACAGCAAGCAAAAGGAGGAGCTTTCGCGGGGGGCCGACGCCGTGGTGGCCACCCCGGGCCGGGCCCTGGACTTTTTGCGCCAAGGGGTCTTGGCACTCTCAGAGGTGCAGATCGCCGTCTTGGACGAGGCGGACGAGATGCTTTCCATGGGCTTTGAGGAGGAGGTGGAGGCCCTCCTCTCGGCCACGCCCCCCTCCCGCCAGACCCTCCTCTTCTCCGCCACCCTGCCCTCCTGGGCCAGGAGGCTGGCCGAGCGGTACATGCGAAGCCCGGTGGTCATCAACGTGGTGCGGGAGGAGGGGGTCACCTACCGGGAGGAGGCCATCCTGGCCCCTGCGGAAAGGCTTTCCCTCCTCTCCGACCTCCTCTACGTGAAGGCCCCCAAGCGGGCCATCGTCTTCGCCAAGACCAAGGCGGAGACCGAGGAGGTGGCCACGGGGCTCATCCGCCTGGGGCACCTGGCCCGGGCCATCCACGGGGACCTCTCCCAGGCGGACCGGGAGCGGGTCATGGGGGCCTTCCGCGAGGGGGAGGTCAAGGTCCTGGTGGCCACGGACGTGGCCGCCCGGGGCCTGGACATCCCCGAGGTGGACCTGGTGGTGCACCACCGCCTCCCCCATAGCCCCGAGGCCTACCAGCACCGCTCCGGGCGCACGGGGCGGGCGGGTAGGGGAGGGGAGGTGGTCATCCTCTACGGCCCTCGGGAGAGGCGGGAGCTAGGCGAGCTGGAGCGGGCCGTGGGGCGCTCCTTCAAGCGGGTCAACCCCCCCACGCCGGAGGAGGTCTTGGAGGCCAAGTGGCAGCACCTCCTGGCCCGTCTGGCCCGGGTGCCGGAGAAGGACTACAAGCTTTACCTGGACTTCGCCGGCCGCCTCTTCGCCGAGGGGCGGGTGGAGGTGGTGGCCGCCCTCATGGCCCTCCTCCTGGGCGGGGCCCCCAAGG
The genomic region above belongs to Thermus sediminis and contains:
- the tmpR gene encoding bifunctional dihydropteridine reductase/dihydrofolate reductase TmpR, with translation MRAALVTGSAKGIGRAILLALAREGYAVAVHYRTSEGLAEATRQEAEALGVRAIKVRADLTREEEVAHLVEEVRYHLGGIGVLVNNVGDYLYKPIEEVSLAEWRWILDTNLTATFLLTQRVLPLMVEQGFGRIVNLGYAGAQNLLARPHITPYVIAKTGVILYTKAIAKRFATAGITANVVAPGVAENSISKPIQEIPMGRLALLEEVARAVLFFVREPYLTGQVLEVAGGWNL
- a CDS encoding DUF6364 family protein, with protein sequence MGRNLTLRLPEDLVRRAREVALKRGQSLNAFVEELLRQALAEEGPEEAMARQLSWMRQGLFSSEGQALPSREERHARGA
- a CDS encoding PIN domain-containing protein, which gives rise to MPGGLEFVDTNVLVYAYDRAGGKKRARAIALLERLVAQRSLALSLQVLQEFYVVATRKLPVPLEPQVARQVLKDLGKARLHTPSLEDLLQAAELSEGHRLSFWDAMILQSARALGARVVWSEDLHPASYGSVRVENPFA
- a CDS encoding DHH family phosphoesterase: MDGNAPEPKYWEKMRLVAEVLKAVEGPIYIATHVDPDGDAIGSSLGLYRALKALGKEAHWVAEPPRFLRFLPKEEEYADPVDHLPPGATLVVLDSAEPSRVVGVPVEGFVINIDHHGTNPRFGQFAVVDPSKAATAQMVKDLIDLLGVAWTEEIATPVLTGILTDTGNFRFANTTPEVLRVAAELLGYGVKLPELTDRLQFRPPSYFRLLGQVLSTLALHFGGLLVTAHLPEEAAPEEDSDGFVGLIRYVEGSVVSAFLRRREEGVKVSLRSRGGVSAQNIALRLGGGGHVPAAGATLQGVDLDRAYEMVLEAVAEELRRAGYL
- a CDS encoding Uma2 family endonuclease, producing the protein MLRHRLSLEEFQALLEKAPEGVRLELLNGEVYEMAPISSGHASLVTYLAKQLERLYGDRALVYVQNPLRLSQHSLPQPDLALLKPREDFYRARLPEPGDTLLVVEVSLSSRELDLKVKLPLYAQGAIPEVWLVEETGTLEVYREPRGSHYRHRLLLEPGEEVAPLLLGHPLLRWDPPRGTPPA
- a CDS encoding 2,3-bisphosphoglycerate-independent phosphoglycerate mutase, which translates into the protein MDLFPVLKELAQPSDSKILLVVLDGVGGLPLEPGGATELEAALTPNLDALAQEGALGLLTPVHPGLAPGSGPGHLALFGYDPFRYAVGRGALSALGLGADFREGDVALRGNFATLAEDGTVLDRRAGRPSTEENARVVAKLKEAIPRVEDVEVHFYTESEHRFLVVLRGAGLSDQVADTDPQKPGLRPLPPRALSPEAERTARVLNLLSERIREVLKGEPRLNGALFRGASGRPVFPKMGEVYGLRAAAIASYPMYKGLASLVGMEVLPVEGEGDALEGKVKALRENWDRCDFFYFHVKGTDAMGEDGNFLGKVEKIERFDALLPGILALRPTVLAITGDHSTPALLKGHSWHPVPLLLKAPYLRADEAGRFTEKEAQKGSLGHLRGVELMPLLLAHAGRLAKYGA
- the proS gene encoding proline--tRNA ligase, which produces MAKEKGLTPQSQDFSEWYLEVIQRAELADYGPVRGTVVVRPYGYAIWENIQGVLDRMFKETGHQNAYFPLFIPMSFLKKEAEHVEGFSPELAVVTHAGGEELEEPLAVRPTSETVIGYMWSRWIKSYRDLPQLLNQWGNVVRWELRTRPFLRTSEFLWQEGHTAHATKEEAEEEVRRMLAIYAKLAREHAAIPVIEGLKTEKEKFAGAVYTTTIEAMMRDGKALQSGTSHYLGENFARAFGIKFQDKDLEVKYVHTTSWGLSWRFLGAIIMTHGDDRGLILPPRLAPIQVVLVPIYKEESRERVLEAAFGLKKALSARGLRVHLDDRDQYTPGYKFHEWELKGVPFRVELGPKDLEGGQAVLASRLGGKEPLPLAALPEVLPERLDAFHQALYQRALDFRESRTRKVDGYEALKEAVQEGFALAFHCGDKACERLIQEETTATVRCVPFEGEEGTGACVRCGRPGAYGKRVVFAKAY
- the nth gene encoding endonuclease III translates to MEAVACPKEAKGAKGARAQKILEALEKAYLEARTELRHENPFQLLVATVLSAQATDRSVNEATPALFARFPDPKALAEATPEEVEPFIQRIGLYRTKARNLVALAQRLLAEHGGEVPREKEALMRLPGVGWKTATVVLGAAFGIPGIAVDTHVARVSRRLCLSEAKVPERIGRDLEALFPKEKWVYLHHALVLHGRYVCTAKRPRCGACALFPYCPSREVP
- a CDS encoding MFS transporter yields the protein MRAAYRFLLAAFLFSFGANLVYFFLNFHLEALGYTRQAIGLAQAVLLLSGVAFALPLAYLIPRLGYLRSLYLAFLLTLLGVLLLGLGLLVFPGLALYGLAGALVQGAAAPLLARLVPEERRVAFFSLQAALTTASGFFSTLLAGYLSELFGARFVLLFALPFFLLGLPLIRGLPAGDGDRRPLRLSRRFLLWFRLFLPQVLIGFGAGLVIPFLNLYLKERFDLSYGATGFVFALSSLATGVAMLLQPLLVGRLGKLGAIVFVQALSLPFLAALAWAPWLPVVTFALLIRGALMNAAGPVYAALVMDYLEEEERPGFFLVETALWGLLFALGSALSGLVQGALGLLGFNYLFAATLTLYALGIALWPWAFRKRVD
- a CDS encoding molybdopterin molybdotransferase MoeA encodes the protein MRTNLSVEEALERVLLEAKGELGVETLPLGEAFGRVLAEDLASTVDHPDQDDTAIDGYACREEDTLSASPERPVRLRVIGEAPAGKPFLGEVGKGEAVAIYTGAPIPRGADAVVRVEDTRREGEEVLLFAPASPKDIRPKGDDLRRGEVYLRRGDLLTPGRLGLAAAMGHPRVRVYRRPRVGILSTGDEVVEPGEPLPYGGVYNSNAFSLLGLVLEAGGEPVLLGKVPDDPEAVLGRLEEAGPLDLLLTSGGVSMGEYDVVRQVLEEKGEVVFWKVRQQPGGPLLFARLGGLPVLGLPGNPVSSMVTFFLYGRPFLFRLLRRTEPPYGSLRARAETPFKGAKGKKVFRRGILSLAGGASVRTTGNQSSGVLRSMAFGNALVVLPPDQDAAEGEEVEVIPLTFVP
- a CDS encoding DEAD/DEAH box helicase, with translation MEFKDFPLKDEIKEALHRRGITAPTPIQAAALPLALEGRDLIGQARTGTGKTLAFALPIAERLAPSRERGRKPRALVLAPTRELALQVASELAALAPHLKVVPVYGGTGYSKQKEELSRGADAVVATPGRALDFLRQGVLALSEVQIAVLDEADEMLSMGFEEEVEALLSATPPSRQTLLFSATLPSWARRLAERYMRSPVVINVVREEGVTYREEAILAPAERLSLLSDLLYVKAPKRAIVFAKTKAETEEVATGLIRLGHLARAIHGDLSQADRERVMGAFREGEVKVLVATDVAARGLDIPEVDLVVHHRLPHSPEAYQHRSGRTGRAGRGGEVVILYGPRERRELGELERAVGRSFKRVNPPTPEEVLEAKWQHLLARLARVPEKDYKLYLDFAGRLFAEGRVEVVAALMALLLGGAPKEKSLLTGEEGWITHRATGPRLTLPRLVALLKERGLEVGKIAEAEGGFYVDLRPQDLAKAAEVQGIRLERAKRVEGLLETASRPRRPARSH